In Devosia beringensis, a single window of DNA contains:
- a CDS encoding hemerythrin domain-containing protein, translating to MLLNIAFLDDATRPPAPKLEGLTDAQRQPGAHLRMIHDHLRDNMKTLGKLIERAAAGSVTPAEIAAETDSLAMVSNYRRFGNLCGQYCQVVHTHHSIEDYAIFPALAQQGGVFKAIAERLAAEHVVVHELLLALVDALNALAGDPSPSHFDDAKEVYQALERVLLSHLGYEEDAMGDALGYFEIGV from the coding sequence ATGTTGCTCAATATCGCTTTTCTCGACGACGCTACGCGTCCCCCCGCCCCCAAGCTCGAAGGCCTGACTGACGCACAGCGGCAGCCCGGCGCGCATTTGCGGATGATTCACGACCATCTGCGCGACAATATGAAAACTCTGGGCAAGCTGATCGAGCGCGCCGCGGCCGGCAGCGTGACCCCGGCCGAGATCGCCGCGGAAACCGACAGCCTGGCCATGGTCTCGAACTATCGCCGCTTCGGTAATCTGTGCGGCCAATATTGCCAGGTGGTGCATACGCACCATTCCATCGAGGACTATGCCATTTTCCCGGCGCTGGCCCAGCAGGGCGGCGTGTTTAAGGCGATTGCCGAGCGGCTGGCTGCCGAGCATGTGGTGGTGCATGAGCTGCTGCTGGCGCTGGTCGATGCGCTCAACGCGCTGGCCGGCGATCCGAGCCCCAGCCATTTCGACGATGCCAAAGAGGTCTACCAGGCGCTTGAACGCGTGCTGCTGTCCCATCTGGGCTATGAAGAAGATGCCATGGGCGACGCGCTGGGCTATTTCGAGATCGGCGTCTAG
- a CDS encoding SOS response-associated peptidase, translating to MCGRYASTLPPEMMEELFKLLNHIELVPRYNIAPTQPVVAIWEEGGRREGHFARWGLVPRWVKDPREFPLLVNARVETMGEKPAFRDALKHGRCIIPASGYYEWHTNPDKSKQPYYITMEDDRPMALAGLYATWVGPEGEEIDSLATITVPTNAQLEPIHHRMPAILEGQAIDDWLNVREVRADAAAQLVLPLADGALKFHPVSTRVNSARDDDPGLIVPVTLEKPEPVRLKKAAGGGQLDLF from the coding sequence ATGTGCGGCCGCTACGCGTCCACCCTGCCGCCCGAGATGATGGAAGAGCTGTTCAAGCTGCTCAACCATATCGAGCTGGTGCCGCGCTACAATATCGCGCCCACCCAGCCCGTGGTGGCCATCTGGGAGGAGGGCGGCCGCCGCGAGGGCCATTTCGCCCGCTGGGGACTGGTGCCGCGCTGGGTCAAGGATCCGCGCGAGTTTCCGCTGCTGGTCAATGCGCGGGTGGAAACCATGGGCGAAAAGCCCGCCTTCCGCGACGCGCTCAAGCATGGCCGCTGCATCATCCCGGCGAGCGGCTATTACGAGTGGCACACCAATCCCGACAAATCCAAGCAGCCCTATTACATCACCATGGAAGATGACCGCCCCATGGCGCTGGCGGGGCTCTATGCCACCTGGGTCGGCCCCGAAGGCGAGGAGATCGACAGCCTCGCCACCATTACCGTGCCCACCAATGCCCAGCTCGAACCCATTCATCACCGCATGCCGGCGATCCTGGAGGGTCAGGCGATCGACGACTGGCTCAATGTACGCGAGGTGCGGGCCGATGCCGCCGCGCAGCTGGTGCTGCCCCTGGCCGACGGCGCGCTCAAATTTCACCCGGTCTCGACACGGGTCAATTCTGCCCGCGATGATGATCCCGGGCTGATCGTGCCGGTAACGCTGGAAAAACCCGAGCCGGTTCGGCTGAAGAAAGCGGCCGGTGGCGGTCAGCTCGATCTGTTCTAG
- a CDS encoding NUDIX hydrolase: MTHDQPTDLPNAASVALVRDGKVLLIKRAYDPYKGLWTLPGGRLEPGESIEQCAIREIAEEIGVTIRNPRPVMLQALGRDLAFRLQVFVTGDFTGKVVASDEVADHLWVDPTALIALRTTSRLDDVLARAFTILAQS; encoded by the coding sequence GTGACCCACGACCAACCCACCGATCTCCCAAATGCTGCCAGCGTCGCCCTGGTGCGCGATGGCAAGGTGCTGCTGATCAAGCGCGCCTATGACCCCTATAAGGGGCTGTGGACCCTGCCGGGCGGACGCCTCGAGCCGGGCGAGAGCATCGAGCAATGCGCCATCCGCGAGATCGCCGAGGAGATCGGCGTCACCATCCGCAATCCGCGTCCGGTCATGCTGCAGGCCCTGGGACGGGACCTGGCGTTCCGGCTGCAGGTCTTTGTCACCGGCGACTTCACCGGCAAGGTGGTGGCCTCCGACGAGGTGGCCGACCACCTCTGGGTCGATCCGACGGCGCTGATCGCCCTGCGCACCACCAGCCGGCTGGATGACGTGTTGGCGAGGGCCTTCACCATATTGGCGCAAAGCTGA
- a CDS encoding TIGR02301 family protein encodes MTNQLRILVLALLLVLAPLPALAIDPPYQRQMERLSEIMGSLYFLQPLCNRSGEDWRAQMAELIALDQPDEDRRQRLAGAFNAGYTAYARFHHACTPAAQEALSRLLQEAERIARDIHARFAE; translated from the coding sequence ATGACCAACCAGCTGCGCATTCTCGTTCTTGCCCTGCTCCTGGTGCTGGCGCCCCTGCCCGCGCTGGCCATCGACCCGCCCTATCAGCGGCAGATGGAGCGGCTCTCCGAGATCATGGGGAGCCTCTATTTCCTGCAGCCGCTCTGCAATAGAAGCGGCGAGGACTGGCGCGCCCAGATGGCCGAGCTGATTGCCCTGGACCAGCCTGACGAAGACCGAAGGCAGAGACTGGCCGGCGCCTTCAATGCCGGTTATACCGCCTATGCGCGCTTCCATCATGCCTGTACACCGGCAGCGCAGGAGGCGCTCAGCCGCCTGCTGCAGGAGGCCGAGCGCATCGCCCGCGACATTCACGCCCGGTTTGCCGAATAG
- a CDS encoding IS30 family transposase — MVTSRIWFTAEQKVELWERWKQGQSISSISRALERRTKGGVQRIVVVHGGIAPSARRRAAWTLELGEREEISRGIAAGLAIRAIARCLGRSPSTISREIARNGGKQAYRATRADKKAWEQALRPKRCRLACSEQLRWLVAQKLALQWSPQQIAGWLRREYPGDPGMRISHEAIYRSLFIQSRGVLKKELTAHLRTRRQMRLPKGAQSRTGQGQILGMISIRERPAEAEDRAIPGHWEGDLLAGANDTNIVTLVERHSRFTMLVKLARRDSATVVTALAERIGRLPEELRRSLTWDQGKEMARHESFTVATDLQVYFCDPRSPWQRGSNENTNGLLRQYFPRATNFSQVSQAQLDDIALRLNQRPRKTLDFETPADRLQKVLQ; from the coding sequence ATGGTGACGTCACGGATCTGGTTTACCGCCGAACAGAAGGTTGAGCTGTGGGAGCGATGGAAGCAGGGTCAGAGCATTTCGTCGATCTCGCGAGCTCTTGAGCGCAGGACTAAAGGCGGCGTTCAGCGGATCGTAGTTGTCCATGGTGGCATTGCTCCATCAGCAAGACGGAGAGCTGCATGGACGCTCGAGTTGGGGGAGCGCGAAGAGATCTCTCGCGGGATTGCGGCGGGTCTTGCCATCCGCGCGATTGCTCGATGTCTGGGTCGGTCGCCATCAACGATAAGTCGCGAGATCGCTCGCAATGGCGGTAAACAGGCGTATCGTGCAACTCGTGCTGACAAGAAGGCTTGGGAGCAAGCCCTGCGGCCGAAGCGATGTCGCCTGGCATGCTCTGAACAGCTACGATGGCTTGTGGCGCAAAAGCTGGCGCTGCAGTGGTCGCCCCAGCAGATAGCGGGCTGGCTGAGGCGAGAATACCCAGGCGATCCAGGCATGCGGATATCTCATGAAGCGATCTACCGCAGTCTGTTCATCCAGTCCCGTGGGGTGCTCAAGAAGGAACTGACAGCCCATCTGCGCACCAGACGGCAAATGCGCCTTCCCAAAGGGGCGCAGAGCCGAACAGGGCAAGGACAAATCCTCGGCATGATCTCCATCCGCGAGCGACCTGCCGAGGCCGAGGATCGCGCCATCCCAGGTCATTGGGAGGGTGATCTGCTCGCCGGCGCCAACGACACCAACATCGTCACCCTCGTCGAGCGCCACAGCCGGTTTACGATGCTTGTGAAGCTGGCCAGAAGGGACTCGGCGACTGTTGTAACGGCCCTTGCCGAGAGGATCGGCAGGTTGCCAGAAGAGTTGCGGCGCTCGTTGACGTGGGACCAGGGCAAGGAGATGGCTCGTCACGAGAGCTTCACCGTCGCAACCGATCTACAGGTCTACTTCTGCGATCCGCGCAGTCCCTGGCAGCGCGGTAGCAACGAAAACACCAACGGCCTTCTCCGGCAGTACTTCCCCAGAGCAACAAACTTCTCCCAGGTCTCGCAGGCCCAACTCGACGATATCGCTCTGCGGCTCAACCAAAGACCCCGAAAGACCCTCGACTTCGAAACACCGGCCGATAGGCTGCAGAAGGTGTTGCAGTGA
- a CDS encoding IS110 family RNA-guided transposase — MLEVTTIGLDIAKNVFHAHGADSSGRALFSRKISRTKLLEFFARQPQSLVALEACGGAHHWARELTLLGHKVKLIPPAYVKPFVKRNKNDAVDAEAICEAAQRPSMRFVAIKSEEQQASALVFRTRDLLVRQRTQLINAIRGHLTEYGWVAPKGPSHIAVLADMLDGEMGSSLPDTAKPMFRTMLDLLDQLNAKIGELDKEIARRAREDVVARRLMTIPGVGPITATAIVALAPPAETFSKGRDFAAWLGLAPRQLSTGGKQKLGSITKMGERTLRRLLIIGSSAVVLQASKRGAPAGSWLEQMMARKPRMLVTVALANKTARIVWALLIKQEEYKAPVAAAA; from the coding sequence ATGTTGGAAGTTACCACAATCGGTCTGGATATCGCGAAGAACGTTTTCCATGCGCACGGTGCAGATTCAAGCGGTCGAGCTCTGTTTAGCCGCAAGATCAGCCGCACGAAGTTGCTGGAGTTCTTCGCTCGGCAGCCACAGTCCCTAGTGGCGTTGGAGGCGTGCGGCGGTGCGCACCATTGGGCGCGCGAACTCACGCTGTTGGGTCACAAGGTCAAGCTTATCCCGCCAGCCTATGTGAAGCCCTTCGTAAAGCGGAACAAGAACGACGCGGTCGATGCCGAAGCCATCTGCGAGGCAGCGCAGCGTCCCAGCATGCGGTTCGTGGCGATCAAGAGCGAGGAACAGCAGGCATCAGCTTTGGTGTTTAGAACCCGCGACCTTCTGGTGCGGCAGCGCACCCAGTTGATCAATGCGATCCGCGGCCACCTCACCGAGTATGGCTGGGTCGCGCCAAAGGGTCCGTCACATATAGCGGTGTTGGCCGACATGCTCGATGGCGAGATGGGCTCGTCGCTTCCAGACACAGCCAAGCCCATGTTCCGCACGATGCTCGATCTGCTCGATCAACTGAACGCCAAGATAGGCGAGCTGGACAAGGAGATCGCACGGCGAGCCCGCGAGGATGTGGTCGCCCGGCGACTGATGACAATACCGGGCGTGGGTCCCATCACCGCTACGGCGATTGTAGCCCTTGCTCCGCCAGCCGAGACGTTCAGCAAAGGTCGAGACTTCGCCGCCTGGTTGGGTCTGGCGCCACGTCAGCTCTCAACCGGTGGCAAGCAAAAGCTGGGCTCGATCACCAAAATGGGTGAGCGAACCTTGCGGCGGCTTCTCATCATTGGCTCCAGTGCGGTGGTCTTGCAAGCGAGCAAGCGAGGTGCGCCCGCAGGCTCATGGCTTGAGCAGATGATGGCTCGCAAGCCGCGCATGCTGGTCACGGTCGCACTGGCCAACAAGACGGCGCGCATCGTCTGGGCGCTGCTCATCAAACAAGAGGAATACAAAGCTCCGGTCGCAGCTGCGGCGTAA
- a CDS encoding dihydroorotase — MAQYDSIFKNATLVNQDGEGLADVGIRQGRIAALGDLSGDSADEIVDCTGLHILPGVIDTQVHFREPGLTHKEDLESGSLSAVMGGVTGVFEMPNTNPLTTTRETFEAKIAAGSNRMHCDFAFYIGGTHENVGELGELEKLPGCAGIKVFMGSSTGSLLVQDDAGVEAILRAIARRAAFHSEDEYMLEERKHLRVPGDPSSHPVWRSPEVAMSCTTRLVNLARKTGKRIHVLHISTAEEMVYLADHKDVASVEVTPHHLTLDETAYTRLGTYAQMNPPVRDKAHRAGIWRGVTNGVADILGSDHAPHTREEKDHAYPASHSGMTGVQTLVPIMLDHVNAGKLTLQRFVDMTSAGPNRLFGIANKGRIAVGYDADLTIVDLKRRETIRNEDVKSRAGWTPYDGVTVTGWPVGTIVRGKTVMWHGELVTASTGQPMRFLEALAGKV, encoded by the coding sequence ATGGCGCAGTACGACAGCATTTTCAAGAACGCGACGCTGGTCAATCAGGACGGCGAGGGCCTTGCCGATGTCGGCATCCGCCAGGGCCGCATCGCCGCCCTTGGCGATCTGTCCGGCGACAGCGCCGATGAAATCGTCGACTGCACGGGCCTGCACATCCTGCCCGGCGTCATCGATACCCAGGTGCATTTCCGCGAACCCGGCCTGACGCACAAGGAAGACCTCGAATCCGGCTCCCTCTCGGCCGTCATGGGCGGCGTCACCGGCGTCTTCGAAATGCCCAATACCAACCCGCTGACCACGACGCGCGAGACCTTCGAGGCCAAGATCGCCGCCGGCAGCAACCGCATGCATTGCGACTTCGCCTTCTATATCGGCGGCACGCATGAAAACGTCGGCGAGCTGGGGGAACTCGAAAAGCTGCCCGGCTGCGCCGGCATCAAGGTCTTCATGGGTTCGTCCACCGGCTCGCTGCTGGTGCAGGACGATGCGGGGGTCGAGGCCATTCTGCGCGCCATTGCCCGCCGCGCCGCCTTCCATTCCGAAGACGAATACATGCTCGAGGAGCGCAAGCACCTGCGCGTGCCGGGCGATCCGTCGAGCCATCCGGTGTGGCGCTCGCCCGAAGTGGCGATGAGTTGCACCACGCGTCTGGTGAACCTGGCGCGCAAAACCGGCAAGCGCATCCATGTGCTGCATATCTCGACCGCCGAGGAAATGGTCTACCTCGCCGATCACAAGGACGTGGCGTCAGTCGAGGTCACCCCGCACCACCTGACGCTCGACGAAACCGCCTATACCAGGCTGGGTACCTATGCCCAGATGAACCCGCCGGTGCGCGACAAGGCGCATCGCGCGGGTATCTGGCGGGGCGTCACCAATGGCGTCGCCGATATCCTGGGCTCCGACCACGCGCCGCATACGCGCGAGGAAAAGGACCATGCCTATCCCGCCTCGCATTCCGGCATGACGGGCGTCCAGACCCTGGTGCCGATCATGCTCGATCATGTGAACGCCGGCAAACTGACCCTGCAGCGCTTTGTCGACATGACCAGCGCCGGCCCCAATCGCCTGTTCGGCATTGCCAACAAGGGCCGTATCGCCGTGGGCTATGATGCCGACCTGACCATTGTCGATCTCAAGCGCCGCGAGACCATCCGCAATGAGGACGTAAAAAGCCGCGCCGGCTGGACGCCCTATGATGGGGTGACGGTCACCGGCTGGCCTGTGGGCACCATCGTGCGCGGCAAGACGGTGATGTGGCATGGCGAACTGGTGACAGCCTCAACCGGCCAGCCCATGCGCTTTCTGGAGGCGCTGGCAGGGAAGGTATAG
- the ygfZ gene encoding CAF17-like 4Fe-4S cluster assembly/insertion protein YgfZ → MTIHLRADRAVFRFSGPEAHKLLNDVVTGEIPATGNGEGEVAAAWALLSPQGKILAEGLAGHAEDAIWVDVHQSVADDFFKRMKMYRLRAQVVIDDLRASHRVGFAQDAEPSGIRHTDRLGPVDMGWRVIAPVEVSLGWVQEDAFYQAERIGAGIVHQGNDFPANDAFAHDIGLDILDGIDFAKGCYVGQEVVSRMKHRGTARRRPVIVSGIEAPAGSAVITGTREAGTIGQVVDGMAVAILRLDRITDLSAVTVDGKLVQLSLPVWANYAFGDVTAED, encoded by the coding sequence ATGACCATCCATTTGCGTGCCGACCGCGCCGTGTTCCGGTTTTCCGGGCCAGAAGCCCACAAGCTGCTCAATGACGTGGTGACGGGCGAAATTCCGGCGACGGGCAATGGCGAGGGCGAAGTGGCGGCTGCCTGGGCGCTGCTGTCGCCGCAGGGCAAGATCCTGGCCGAGGGCCTGGCCGGTCATGCCGAAGACGCCATCTGGGTGGATGTGCATCAGTCTGTCGCTGATGATTTCTTCAAGCGCATGAAGATGTATCGCCTGCGCGCCCAGGTGGTCATTGATGACCTGCGGGCAAGCCATCGCGTCGGCTTTGCCCAGGATGCGGAGCCGAGCGGCATCCGGCACACCGATCGCCTCGGTCCCGTCGATATGGGATGGCGCGTTATCGCGCCGGTCGAGGTCAGCCTGGGCTGGGTGCAGGAGGACGCCTTTTACCAGGCCGAGCGGATCGGCGCCGGCATTGTCCACCAGGGCAATGACTTCCCGGCCAATGACGCCTTTGCCCATGATATCGGGCTCGACATTCTCGATGGCATCGACTTCGCCAAGGGCTGCTATGTCGGCCAGGAAGTGGTCAGCCGGATGAAGCATCGCGGCACGGCCAGGCGGCGGCCGGTGATCGTTTCGGGCATCGAGGCGCCCGCCGGCAGCGCCGTTATCACCGGCACGCGCGAGGCTGGTACAATCGGCCAGGTCGTTGATGGCATGGCCGTCGCCATCCTGCGCCTTGACCGGATTACCGATCTGTCCGCCGTGACGGTCGATGGCAAGCTGGTACAGCTGTCCCTGCCCGTCTGGGCCAATTATGCTTTTGGCGACGTCACCGCAGAAGACTAG
- a CDS encoding YfbR-like 5'-deoxynucleotidase — MARTSSRAWQRMLSGRRLDILDPSPMDVELSDIAHGLARVARWNGQTYGDYPFSVAQHSVLVLELFRAANADATPVALLQALLHDAPEYVMGDIISPFKAAMGGNYKDVENRLLSAIYLRFSLPAAMSAPIAKLVKKADREAAFFEAIHLAGFAEEEARKFFGAPEQPAFEVDAFDRLIRPWPTGEAHDRFVAAFSAISI; from the coding sequence ATGGCACGGACCAGTTCACGCGCCTGGCAACGCATGTTGTCGGGGCGACGTCTCGATATTCTTGATCCCTCGCCGATGGATGTCGAACTCTCCGACATTGCCCATGGCCTGGCGCGCGTGGCGCGCTGGAATGGCCAGACCTATGGCGACTATCCGTTTTCAGTGGCGCAGCACTCGGTGCTGGTGCTCGAACTGTTCCGCGCCGCCAACGCAGATGCGACCCCGGTCGCCCTGCTGCAGGCGCTGCTGCACGACGCGCCCGAATATGTGATGGGCGACATCATCTCGCCGTTCAAGGCGGCGATGGGTGGCAATTACAAGGACGTCGAAAATCGTTTGCTGTCAGCAATTTACCTGCGTTTTTCGCTGCCGGCGGCGATGAGCGCCCCCATTGCCAAGCTGGTCAAGAAGGCCGACCGGGAAGCCGCCTTTTTCGAGGCCATTCACCTGGCCGGGTTTGCCGAGGAGGAAGCGCGCAAGTTCTTTGGCGCGCCCGAGCAGCCGGCCTTCGAGGTGGATGCCTTCGACCGGCTGATCCGCCCCTGGCCGACAGGCGAGGCGCATGACCGCTTCGTCGCCGCTTTCAGCGCAATTTCCATTTAG
- a CDS encoding cell wall hydrolase: MRPVARFLAVAVLGVLSYAGLTGMALAPASDLLDTTPAPVQLALASLSYSGIDPVITGSVDSLFAAAGFTGPNRAAKTDRMRPQVDVLALSRSFEEARIRLASLRAGPDDPTLGQTRFADIAPTGDVEIGPRMSIAAIDPSALNLSSAAALDAIAGIAPPSTGIPLPAMASEQLAYARETAPVTGGFATGQVVAASDKELWCLATAIYFEARGESYRGQVAVAQVVLNRVRDRRYPDTICGVVFQNQTKRNACQFSFACDGIPESINDSKSWAQAEDIAKRFTDGQLYLTEVADATHYHATYVRPTWAPRMNKVTQIGLHVFYKFKSGWLFG; this comes from the coding sequence TTGCGTCCCGTCGCCAGGTTTCTGGCCGTGGCCGTGCTTGGCGTCCTGAGCTATGCCGGCCTGACCGGGATGGCGCTCGCGCCTGCATCCGACCTGCTTGATACCACTCCGGCGCCGGTTCAGCTCGCCCTTGCCAGCCTGTCCTATTCCGGCATCGATCCAGTGATTACCGGTTCGGTCGATAGCCTCTTTGCTGCCGCCGGCTTCACCGGCCCCAATCGCGCCGCCAAGACCGATCGCATGCGCCCCCAGGTCGATGTCCTGGCCCTGTCGCGCAGCTTCGAGGAAGCCCGCATCCGCCTGGCGTCGCTGCGCGCCGGTCCGGACGATCCCACGCTCGGCCAGACCCGCTTTGCCGATATCGCCCCGACCGGCGATGTCGAGATCGGTCCGCGCATGTCCATTGCCGCCATCGATCCCTCGGCCCTGAATCTCTCCTCGGCCGCCGCGCTCGACGCCATTGCCGGCATCGCTCCCCCATCCACGGGCATACCTCTGCCCGCAATGGCCTCCGAGCAGCTGGCTTATGCCCGTGAAACCGCCCCTGTAACCGGCGGCTTTGCCACCGGACAGGTGGTGGCTGCTTCGGACAAGGAACTGTGGTGCCTGGCGACGGCGATCTATTTCGAGGCCCGCGGCGAAAGCTATCGCGGCCAGGTGGCGGTGGCGCAGGTGGTGCTCAATCGCGTCAGGGATCGGCGCTATCCCGATACGATCTGCGGCGTGGTGTTCCAGAACCAGACCAAGCGCAATGCCTGCCAGTTCTCCTTCGCCTGCGACGGTATTCCGGAATCCATCAATGACAGCAAGTCCTGGGCTCAGGCCGAGGACATTGCCAAGCGGTTCACCGACGGCCAGCTCTACCTGACCGAAGTCGCCGACGCGACACATTACCACGCCACCTATGTGCGCCCCACCTGGGCCCCGCGCATGAACAAGGTGACCCAGATCGGCCTGCACGTCTTCTACAAGTTCAAGAGCGGCTGGCTGTTCGGCTGA
- a CDS encoding putative PEP-binding protein: MFAIAPAMGKANLSASQLKLLSGKARWIFRVGEAGFPTIPTIALTRAAWEALQAERSRKDIKLRTHWVACLFKLVGKEGTPPPLVVRTSAATHNGGLMPAKLGIAAPAHPEDSVDPSRPLARAIKSAFDSYGFGQGWTGRPDEDRGKQIVLIQAQAQGEIEQFLTRNGTTGALGPAPLDGAPLPRLPESAAALVALVDAKAGRHMCCAVAVEAGQLQFISARPFMASAAADLEAAVDRVKRKVWSPQNAVSRVDPARLAQLLHPRLRSTLGAAPIAKGLGVSPGAASGTIVFNPEDAARLRARGKHCILVVNETGPADIEGMKAATGILTARGGMSSHAGVVARITGKPCVAGVRTLSVDASDMVCWIGEREFRMGDLLTIDGSDGAVYAGTLPLAQPHIGGAIGTLLDWSDATRKISVRTNAETVESAMTALSFGAEGIGLARSEHMFFTPERMVALRRMILSEDEDDRTQAVNGLVGYQTGDYSALFSAMRGRPVTVRLFDPPLHEFLPRTEEDIEETAASLGLAVRALRLRLDRIAEVNPMLGHRGVRLAITYPEILSMQMQAIMAGVRAASETQDEPVAVEVMVPFVSTASEVAFVRERMNTIAANSGLLRSDRVKILFGTMIELPRACLRAGDIANMVDFFSFGTNDLTQTTFGISRDDAPTFLAAYQRKGIYERDPFVTIDEKGVGELIAIAIERGRAANPRLKIGICGEHAGDPASLKFFSGLGVDYVSCSPYRVPVARLTLAQATA; encoded by the coding sequence ATGTTCGCGATCGCCCCGGCCATGGGGAAGGCGAACCTGTCGGCCAGCCAGCTCAAGCTGCTCAGCGGCAAGGCCCGCTGGATCTTCCGCGTCGGCGAGGCCGGCTTTCCCACCATTCCCACCATTGCCCTGACCCGCGCGGCCTGGGAAGCGCTGCAAGCCGAACGCAGCCGCAAGGACATCAAGCTGCGCACCCATTGGGTGGCCTGCCTGTTCAAGCTGGTGGGCAAGGAGGGCACGCCGCCACCTTTGGTGGTGCGCACCTCGGCGGCCACGCACAATGGCGGCCTGATGCCGGCCAAGCTGGGCATCGCCGCGCCGGCCCATCCGGAAGACTCGGTCGATCCAAGCCGACCGCTGGCACGGGCCATCAAGAGCGCCTTTGACAGCTACGGCTTCGGCCAGGGCTGGACCGGGCGCCCCGATGAGGATCGCGGCAAGCAGATCGTCCTGATCCAGGCCCAGGCCCAGGGCGAGATCGAGCAGTTCCTGACCCGTAACGGCACCACCGGTGCCCTGGGGCCGGCCCCCCTCGATGGCGCGCCACTGCCCCGGCTGCCCGAATCGGCGGCGGCCCTGGTCGCGCTGGTTGATGCCAAGGCAGGCCGCCACATGTGCTGCGCCGTTGCCGTAGAGGCTGGCCAGCTGCAATTCATTTCCGCCCGCCCGTTCATGGCCTCGGCCGCAGCCGATCTCGAGGCCGCCGTCGACCGGGTCAAGCGCAAGGTATGGTCGCCACAGAACGCCGTCAGCCGCGTCGATCCGGCGCGGCTCGCCCAGTTGCTGCATCCGCGCCTCCGATCCACCCTGGGCGCGGCGCCGATCGCCAAGGGGCTGGGTGTCTCGCCCGGTGCGGCCAGCGGCACCATCGTCTTCAACCCCGAAGATGCGGCCCGCCTCCGCGCCCGCGGCAAGCACTGCATTCTGGTGGTCAACGAGACCGGCCCGGCCGACATCGAGGGCATGAAGGCAGCTACCGGCATCCTCACCGCCCGCGGCGGCATGTCCAGCCATGCCGGCGTTGTGGCGCGCATCACCGGCAAGCCCTGCGTGGCCGGGGTGCGCACGCTCTCGGTCGATGCCAGCGACATGGTCTGCTGGATCGGCGAGCGCGAGTTCCGCATGGGCGACCTGCTGACCATCGATGGCAGCGACGGCGCCGTCTATGCCGGCACCCTGCCGCTGGCCCAGCCCCATATCGGCGGCGCCATCGGCACGCTGCTCGACTGGTCCGATGCCACTCGCAAGATTTCTGTGCGCACCAATGCCGAAACGGTCGAATCGGCCATGACGGCGCTGAGCTTTGGCGCCGAAGGCATCGGCCTGGCGCGCAGCGAGCACATGTTCTTCACCCCCGAGCGCATGGTCGCGCTGCGCCGCATGATCCTGAGCGAAGACGAGGACGACCGGACCCAGGCAGTCAACGGCCTGGTCGGCTACCAGACGGGCGACTATTCGGCCCTGTTCTCGGCCATGCGCGGCCGTCCGGTCACCGTGCGGCTGTTCGATCCGCCGCTGCACGAATTCCTGCCGCGCACCGAGGAAGACATTGAGGAAACCGCCGCCTCGCTCGGCCTGGCCGTCCGGGCCCTGCGGCTCCGGCTTGATCGCATAGCCGAGGTCAATCCCATGCTTGGTCATCGCGGCGTGCGCCTGGCCATCACCTATCCGGAAATCCTGTCCATGCAGATGCAGGCCATCATGGCTGGCGTCCGCGCCGCCAGCGAGACCCAGGACGAGCCGGTGGCCGTCGAGGTCATGGTGCCCTTCGTCTCGACCGCCAGCGAAGTGGCCTTCGTGCGCGAGCGCATGAACACCATCGCGGCCAATTCCGGCCTGCTGCGCAGCGATCGGGTCAAGATCCTGTTCGGCACCATGATCGAGCTGCCCCGCGCCTGCCTGCGGGCGGGCGACATTGCCAACATGGTCGATTTTTTCTCGTTTGGGACCAACGACCTGACCCAGACCACCTTCGGCATCTCCCGCGACGATGCCCCCACATTCCTCGCCGCCTATCAGCGCAAGGGCATCTATGAGCGCGATCCCTTCGTCACCATCGATGAAAAGGGCGTGGGGGAACTGATTGCCATCGCCATCGAGCGGGGCAGGGCCGCCAATCCGCGGCTCAAGATCGGTATCTGTGGCGAACATGCCGGCGATCCGGCCTCGCTCAAGTTCTTCTCCGGCCTGGGCGTCGACTATGTCAGCTGTTCGCCCTATCGTGTCCCGGTGGCGCGCCTGACTTTGGCACAGGCGACCGCTTAA